In one Janibacter cremeus genomic region, the following are encoded:
- a CDS encoding winged helix DNA-binding domain-containing protein has translation MSESTRWTTAAAHSGPVWGAAEGSRSIARWRLGNQHLLAPGADCVDDVMSRLLAVQAENPGQSAWAVATRTARPDDTALQEALEQGRVLRTHVLRPTWHYVTADDLDWLLALTGPRVVGVVDSQLQRDLGLSTRDVDELTTVVLDLLGTDPDRTRTEVTTSLRQRVPRLADTVTGRLTMLLMCRLEVERLVASGRPRGGEHTYARYEDRVPGRVDAEVFDRDAALAGLAERYFTGHGPATDKDLAYWASLPITDIRRGREAIDGALESFEHEGRTYWHADDAAPDDRVEPHGHLLQVLDEMYRGYQDSRMVLDARGVVPRGRESAIGMALVDGQLVAGMRRTVSTRAVTFALSPYAPLTPVERAAIDAAAERYGTYLGLPAQVEAP, from the coding sequence GTGAGCGAATCGACCCGCTGGACCACCGCCGCCGCTCACTCCGGTCCCGTGTGGGGAGCGGCCGAGGGGAGCCGGTCCATCGCCCGATGGCGCCTGGGCAATCAGCACCTCCTCGCGCCGGGGGCGGACTGCGTCGACGACGTGATGTCGCGACTGCTCGCCGTGCAGGCGGAGAACCCGGGACAGTCGGCGTGGGCCGTGGCCACCCGGACGGCGCGGCCGGACGACACGGCGCTGCAGGAGGCGCTCGAGCAGGGGCGCGTGCTGCGCACCCACGTGCTCCGACCCACCTGGCACTACGTCACCGCCGACGACCTTGACTGGCTGCTCGCCCTCACCGGTCCCCGTGTCGTGGGGGTGGTCGACTCGCAGCTGCAGCGCGACCTCGGGCTCTCCACGCGCGACGTGGACGAGCTGACGACGGTCGTCCTCGACCTGCTGGGGACCGATCCCGACCGCACCCGGACAGAGGTGACCACCTCCCTTCGCCAGCGGGTACCGCGCTTGGCCGACACCGTCACCGGACGACTGACCATGCTGCTCATGTGCCGCCTCGAGGTGGAGCGCCTCGTCGCCAGCGGGCGTCCGCGTGGGGGCGAGCACACCTACGCCCGCTACGAGGACCGGGTGCCCGGCCGCGTCGATGCCGAAGTCTTCGATCGTGACGCGGCACTGGCGGGACTGGCCGAGCGGTACTTCACCGGGCACGGGCCGGCGACGGACAAGGACCTCGCGTACTGGGCCAGCCTGCCGATCACTGACATCCGGCGCGGTCGCGAGGCGATCGACGGGGCACTCGAGTCCTTCGAGCACGAGGGCCGGACCTACTGGCACGCCGACGACGCGGCACCGGATGACCGGGTCGAGCCGCACGGCCACCTGCTGCAGGTCCTCGACGAGATGTACCGGGGGTACCAGGACTCCCGCATGGTGCTCGACGCCCGGGGGGTGGTCCCACGCGGTCGCGAGTCGGCGATCGGGATGGCGCTCGTCGACGGACAGCTCGTCGCGGGGATGCGGCGGACGGTGTCGACCCGTGCGGTGACCTTCGCGCTGAGTCCGTACGCCCCGCTGACCCCCGTCGAGCGCGCGGCGATCGACGCGGCGGCCGAGCGTTACGGGACCTACCTCGGCCTCCCGGCGCAGGTGGAGGCACCCTGA
- a CDS encoding DMT family transporter: MTVGVQGVLLLVLATAVLHAAWNAMAKSVGDRWVSSALIGTANGAVGLVLVVLFGVPAAESWPYLVASALLQAAYLVLLTHTYAHGDLSRLYPIARGTSPVVVTMIAVGLLGERLSLLSWLGLGVLVTGIVLLAGARGLPRADTGLVLALCTGLVIAAYSLSDGVGVRMAGNTGAYIGWMFALQGPVLLLVCRWQGGRSFWGRMRTHAPIGLLGGMLAVISYGTTVWAQSRAPLALVAGLRETSVVWAALIGGLILRERLTTAERLAVLVVAAGAVALQVGA; this comes from the coding sequence GTGACGGTGGGCGTCCAGGGCGTCCTGCTGCTCGTGCTCGCCACCGCCGTGCTGCACGCGGCGTGGAACGCGATGGCCAAGTCGGTCGGTGACCGCTGGGTCTCGTCCGCGCTCATCGGCACGGCCAACGGGGCCGTCGGGCTGGTGCTGGTGGTCCTCTTCGGTGTACCCGCGGCCGAGTCGTGGCCCTACCTCGTGGCCTCCGCGCTGCTGCAGGCGGCCTACCTCGTCCTGCTGACCCACACCTATGCCCACGGTGACCTCTCGCGGCTCTACCCCATCGCGCGGGGCACCTCGCCGGTGGTGGTCACGATGATCGCGGTGGGCCTCCTCGGGGAACGCCTGAGCCTGCTCTCCTGGCTCGGTCTGGGGGTGCTCGTGACCGGGATCGTGCTGCTCGCCGGCGCCCGAGGACTCCCCCGGGCCGACACCGGCCTGGTCCTCGCCCTGTGCACGGGACTGGTCATCGCCGCCTACAGCCTCAGCGACGGAGTGGGCGTACGGATGGCGGGGAACACCGGGGCCTACATCGGCTGGATGTTCGCGCTGCAGGGCCCGGTGCTGCTCCTGGTGTGCCGATGGCAGGGAGGGCGCTCCTTCTGGGGGCGGATGCGTACGCACGCACCGATCGGCCTGCTCGGCGGGATGCTCGCGGTGATCTCCTACGGCACGACGGTGTGGGCCCAGAGCCGGGCGCCCCTGGCCCTGGTGGCCGGGCTGCGTGAGACGAGCGTGGTCTGGGCGGCCCTCATCGGTGGGCTGATCCTCCGTGAGCGCCTGACCACGGCCGAGAGGCTGGCCGTGCTGGTCGTCGCCGCCGGTGCCGTCGCCCTGCAGGTGGGCGCCTGA
- a CDS encoding glutathione-independent formaldehyde dehydrogenase, whose translation MKAVVYQGPYDVAVQDVEDARIEDPTDALVRITTTAICGSDLHMYEGRTDAEPGITFGHENMGIVEEVGPGVASVRKGDRVVMPFNVACGFCDNCRAGKSAFCLTVNPPGAGGAYGYVGMGPYPGGQAEYLRVPFADYNCVPLPEGTEHEQDFALLADIFPTGYHATELAGVLPGDTVAVYGAGPVGLMATYSALLRGASRVFTVDKLADRLDLAARIGAQPIDFTKGDPAQQIADELHAPGVDRGIDAVGYQATAEGGEEQPAIVLNQLIETVRSTGSIGVVGLYLPSDPGAPNEHAAKGELLFKVGRYFEKGQTMGTGQADAKQYAHFLRDLIIAGRAEPSFVVSHELPLTEAPDAYAKFDNREEGYSKVLLQPGRT comes from the coding sequence ATGAAGGCCGTGGTCTACCAGGGACCGTACGACGTGGCAGTCCAGGACGTGGAGGACGCACGCATCGAGGACCCGACCGACGCACTGGTGCGGATCACCACCACCGCCATCTGCGGGTCCGACCTGCACATGTACGAGGGCCGGACCGACGCCGAGCCGGGCATCACCTTCGGACACGAGAACATGGGGATCGTCGAGGAGGTCGGCCCGGGCGTCGCCTCGGTCCGCAAGGGTGACCGGGTGGTGATGCCGTTCAACGTCGCCTGCGGGTTCTGCGACAACTGCCGGGCCGGCAAGAGCGCCTTCTGCCTGACCGTGAACCCTCCCGGTGCGGGCGGTGCCTACGGGTACGTGGGCATGGGGCCCTACCCGGGCGGCCAGGCCGAGTACCTGCGGGTCCCCTTCGCCGACTACAACTGCGTCCCCCTCCCCGAGGGCACCGAGCACGAGCAGGACTTCGCCCTGCTCGCCGACATCTTCCCCACCGGGTACCACGCCACCGAGCTGGCCGGCGTGCTTCCCGGGGACACGGTCGCCGTTTACGGTGCCGGGCCCGTCGGGCTGATGGCGACGTACTCGGCCCTGCTGCGGGGCGCCAGCCGGGTCTTCACCGTCGACAAGCTCGCGGACCGACTCGACCTGGCTGCCCGGATCGGCGCCCAGCCGATCGACTTCACGAAGGGGGACCCGGCGCAGCAGATCGCCGACGAGCTGCACGCCCCGGGGGTCGACCGGGGCATCGACGCGGTCGGATACCAGGCCACGGCCGAAGGGGGCGAGGAGCAGCCCGCGATCGTGCTCAACCAGTTGATCGAGACGGTCCGCTCGACCGGGTCGATCGGGGTCGTGGGGCTGTACCTGCCCTCCGACCCGGGCGCACCCAACGAGCACGCCGCGAAGGGGGAGCTGCTCTTCAAGGTCGGGCGCTACTTCGAGAAGGGCCAGACCATGGGCACCGGTCAGGCCGACGCCAAGCAGTACGCACACTTCCTCCGTGACCTGATCATCGCCGGTCGGGCCGAGCCGAGCTTCGTCGTGTCCCACGAGCTGCCGCTGACCGAGGCGCCGGACGCCTACGCGAAGTTCGACAACCGCGAGGAGGGTTACTCCAAGGTGCTGCTGCAGCCCGGCCGGACGTGA
- the ilvD gene encoding dihydroxy-acid dehydratase has product MPHPQTEPSTSLRDRMKPRSREVTDGLEKTAARGMLRAVGLADEDFDKPQIGIGSSWNEITPCNLSLQRLAAAAKDGVREEMGVPMEFGTISVSDGISMGHVGMHYSLVSREVIADSVETVMQAERLDGSVLLAGCDKSLPGMMMAAARLGLASTFVYAGTALPGLARMLDGSDREITIIDAFEAVGACQAGTMALEDVETVERSFCPGEGACAGMYTANTMASMGEALGLSLPGSASPPSADKRRTIIARESGAAAVRMLRDGITVRDILTIEAFENAITVLMSLGGSTNAVLHLLAIANEAGVPLTLDHFDEIAGRTPVLADVKPFGRHVMRDVDHVGGIPVVMRVLLDAGLLHGDAMTVTGRTVAENLAHLDPPLPDGSVLHTAATPYRTTGGLAVLRGSFAPDGAIAKAAGFSYDTFRGPARVFEGERDALDALAEGAIEPGCVVVIRQEGPQGGPGMREMLAITGAIKGAGLGASTLLITDGRFSGGTTGNCIAHVAPETMDAGPIGLVRDGDTISLDLTTRRLDLEVDEAELAVRRADWVKPPMTSTGVLAKYAALVGSASQGAVCLP; this is encoded by the coding sequence ATGCCACACCCGCAGACCGAGCCGAGCACCTCCCTTCGCGACCGGATGAAGCCCCGCTCCCGCGAGGTCACCGACGGTCTGGAGAAGACCGCGGCGCGCGGGATGCTGCGCGCCGTCGGTCTGGCCGACGAGGACTTCGACAAGCCGCAGATCGGGATCGGCTCCAGCTGGAACGAGATCACCCCGTGCAACCTGTCGCTCCAGCGGCTGGCCGCCGCGGCCAAGGACGGGGTGCGCGAGGAGATGGGGGTCCCGATGGAGTTCGGCACGATCTCCGTCTCCGACGGGATCTCCATGGGCCACGTCGGCATGCACTACTCGCTCGTCTCCCGCGAGGTCATCGCCGACTCCGTCGAGACGGTGATGCAGGCCGAGCGCCTCGACGGCTCGGTGCTCCTGGCCGGCTGCGACAAGTCGCTGCCCGGGATGATGATGGCGGCCGCCCGGCTCGGGCTGGCCTCGACCTTCGTCTACGCCGGCACCGCCCTGCCGGGACTGGCGCGGATGCTCGACGGGTCCGACCGGGAGATCACGATCATCGACGCCTTCGAGGCCGTCGGTGCCTGCCAGGCGGGGACGATGGCGCTCGAGGACGTCGAGACGGTCGAGCGCTCCTTCTGCCCGGGTGAGGGCGCGTGTGCCGGGATGTACACGGCGAACACGATGGCGAGCATGGGCGAGGCCCTCGGGCTGTCGCTGCCGGGCAGCGCCTCACCGCCCTCGGCCGACAAGCGCCGCACCATCATCGCGCGCGAGTCCGGGGCGGCCGCGGTGCGGATGCTCCGCGACGGGATCACTGTCCGCGACATCCTCACCATCGAGGCCTTCGAGAACGCCATCACCGTGCTCATGTCGCTCGGCGGCTCGACGAATGCCGTGCTGCACCTGCTCGCGATCGCGAACGAGGCGGGGGTGCCCTTGACCCTGGACCACTTCGACGAGATCGCCGGGCGCACGCCGGTGCTCGCCGACGTCAAGCCCTTCGGCCGGCACGTGATGCGCGACGTGGACCACGTCGGCGGCATCCCGGTCGTCATGCGGGTGCTGCTCGACGCCGGGCTGCTCCACGGCGACGCGATGACGGTCACCGGTCGCACCGTGGCCGAGAACCTCGCGCACCTCGACCCGCCGCTGCCCGACGGCTCGGTCCTGCACACGGCCGCCACGCCCTACCGCACGACCGGCGGCCTGGCCGTGCTCCGCGGCAGCTTCGCCCCGGACGGCGCCATCGCCAAGGCCGCCGGCTTCTCCTACGACACCTTCCGGGGCCCGGCCCGGGTCTTCGAGGGCGAGCGCGACGCGCTGGACGCCCTCGCCGAGGGGGCCATCGAGCCCGGGTGCGTCGTCGTCATCCGGCAGGAGGGACCGCAGGGCGGACCCGGGATGCGCGAGATGCTCGCGATCACCGGTGCGATCAAGGGCGCGGGCCTGGGCGCCTCGACCCTGCTCATCACCGACGGTCGCTTCTCCGGCGGCACGACCGGCAACTGCATCGCCCATGTCGCCCCCGAGACGATGGACGCCGGCCCGATCGGCCTGGTGCGGGACGGCGACACCATCTCCCTCGACCTGACCACCAGGCGTCTCGACCTCGAGGTCGACGAGGCCGAGCTCGCCGTCCGCCGCGCCGACTGGGTCAAGCCGCCCATGACGAGCACCGGCGTCCTCGCCAAGTACGCGGCGCTCGTCGGCTCCGCGTCCCAGGGGGCGGTCTGCCTGCCGTGA
- a CDS encoding calcineurin-like phosphoesterase family protein encodes MPLYRTRALAPVTTGTLALCLTAALAAPTATAAPSLPSQEGGSSWAETAYRGEVDVVDGTDEDQDVLDGVVFDDRNRNSTRDRGERGIPGVQVSNGRQVATTDAKGRYELPVDDNTNVFVTQPAGYEVPVDEENIAQFSYVHLPEGSPELRYGGIEPTGPTPDAVNFPLARSTATKKSQQNCIMGGDIQTYNQTQVEYARAGAFTDLAQRSDYASCGALFLGDIVGDDLSLYPQTRELTSMINGPARLLPGNHDLDYDAADSEHRFDTYRSQFGPDYYSYDAGDLHIVALDSVQYRAGESYTGGLGEEQLEWLRQDVAQVPKDKTVVLAAHIPLLNFNDQTFTRHQVAEIQQIHEIVSGHEAVAFGGHSHTTEFMREGDSTQGWAEVMGVEELPFDHITAGAISGDWYSGRITDQGIPTALQRDGARPGVLTLESRPDALTDRFTVTGEDDSVQMAVGVNSPRYREWFEANRDNGGSAPAFEDPTVVSAADLAETTYLTANVFAGSTGTEVTVAIDGGEAKGAQRTQSMTGEARKVGALWSDPVAVQEQLVHGGSVAESSMHIWRSALPADLAAGEHTATVTSTDRDGTVSTETIEFTVTD; translated from the coding sequence ATGCCCCTGTACCGGACACGTGCCCTCGCACCTGTCACCACCGGAACCCTCGCCCTCTGCCTCACCGCCGCCCTGGCGGCACCCACTGCGACGGCCGCGCCCTCGCTCCCTTCGCAGGAGGGCGGGAGCAGCTGGGCCGAGACGGCCTACCGCGGCGAGGTCGACGTCGTCGACGGCACCGACGAGGACCAGGACGTCCTCGACGGTGTCGTCTTCGACGACCGCAACCGCAACTCCACCCGGGACCGCGGCGAGCGCGGCATCCCGGGCGTGCAGGTCTCCAACGGCCGGCAAGTCGCCACGACCGACGCCAAGGGCCGCTACGAGCTGCCCGTCGACGACAACACCAACGTCTTCGTCACCCAGCCCGCCGGTTACGAGGTCCCCGTCGACGAGGAGAACATCGCGCAGTTCTCCTACGTCCACCTGCCCGAGGGCTCCCCGGAGCTGAGGTACGGCGGCATCGAGCCGACCGGGCCGACGCCGGATGCGGTGAACTTCCCCCTCGCCCGCTCCACCGCCACCAAGAAGTCGCAGCAGAACTGCATCATGGGCGGCGACATCCAGACCTACAACCAGACCCAGGTCGAGTACGCCCGCGCGGGCGCCTTCACCGACCTCGCCCAGCGCAGCGACTACGCGAGCTGCGGCGCCCTCTTCCTCGGGGACATCGTCGGTGACGACCTCTCGCTCTACCCGCAGACGCGTGAGCTGACGAGCATGATCAACGGGCCCGCCCGCCTCCTGCCGGGCAACCACGACCTGGACTACGACGCCGCGGACAGCGAGCACCGCTTCGACACCTACCGCTCGCAGTTCGGCCCGGACTACTACTCCTACGACGCGGGAGACCTGCACATCGTGGCACTCGACTCGGTGCAGTACCGCGCCGGCGAGAGCTACACCGGTGGGCTGGGCGAGGAGCAGCTGGAGTGGCTGCGCCAGGATGTCGCGCAGGTCCCGAAGGACAAGACCGTCGTGCTCGCCGCACACATCCCGCTGCTGAACTTCAACGACCAGACCTTCACCCGGCACCAGGTCGCGGAGATCCAGCAGATCCACGAGATCGTCTCCGGTCACGAGGCGGTCGCCTTCGGTGGCCACAGCCACACCACGGAGTTCATGCGGGAGGGCGACTCCACGCAGGGGTGGGCCGAGGTGATGGGCGTCGAGGAGCTGCCCTTCGACCACATCACCGCCGGCGCGATCTCCGGTGACTGGTACTCCGGGCGGATCACCGACCAGGGCATCCCGACCGCGCTCCAGCGCGACGGCGCCCGCCCCGGGGTGCTGACGCTCGAGTCGCGGCCGGACGCGCTCACCGACCGCTTCACCGTCACCGGTGAGGACGACTCGGTCCAGATGGCCGTCGGGGTGAACTCGCCGCGCTACCGCGAGTGGTTCGAGGCCAACCGGGACAACGGCGGCAGCGCCCCGGCCTTCGAGGACCCCACGGTGGTCTCCGCTGCGGACCTCGCCGAGACCACCTACCTCACCGCCAACGTCTTCGCCGGCTCGACCGGGACCGAGGTCACCGTCGCGATCGACGGCGGGGAGGCGAAGGGGGCGCAGCGCACCCAGTCGATGACCGGCGAGGCCCGCAAGGTCGGCGCCCTGTGGTCCGACCCGGTCGCCGTCCAGGAGCAGCTGGTCCACGGCGGCAGCGTCGCCGAGAGCAGCATGCACATCTGGCGATCGGCGCTCCCGGCCGACCTCGCCGCCGGTGAGCACACCGCGACGGTGACGAGCACCGACCGCGACGGGACGGTCAGCACGGAGACGATCGAGTTCACCGTCACCGACTGA